One genomic segment of Cygnus olor isolate bCygOlo1 chromosome 20, bCygOlo1.pri.v2, whole genome shotgun sequence includes these proteins:
- the TRAF4 gene encoding TNF receptor-associated factor 4 has translation MPGYDYKLLERPRRRVLCPLCGKPMREPVRVSTCGHRFCDTCLQEFLSEGVFKCPEDQLPLDYAKIYPDPELEAQVLSLAIRCIHSEEGCRWSGLIKHLQAHLGTCAFNVIPCPNRCSAKLSRRDLPEHVQHGCPKRRVKCEFCASDFTGEAFEGHQGTCPQESVYCENKCGARMMRRLLSQHTLAECPKRTQPCTYCAKEFVFDTIQNHQYQCPRYPVPCPNQCGTPSIAREDVPSHLKESCNTAMLLCPFKEAGCKHRCPKLAMGRHLEESTKAHLGMVCALVSRQRQEILELRRDVEELSVSSDGILIWKIADYARKLQEAKARSNYEFFSPPFYTHKYGYKLQVSAFLNGNGSGESSHLSVYIRVLPGEYDNLLEWPFSYRVTFSLLDQSDPSLSKPQHITETFHPDPNWKNFQKPGASRGSLDESTLGFGYPKFISHEDIKKRNYVRDNAIFIKASVEIPQKILA, from the exons atGCCGGGCTACGACTACAAGCTGCTGGAGCGGCCGCGGCGCCGGGTGCTGTGCCCGCTGTGCGGGAAGCCCATGCGGGAGCCCGTCCGCGTCTCTACCTGCGGCCACCGCTTCTGCGACACCTGCCTGCAGGAGTTCCTCAG CGAAGGCGTCTTCAAGTGCCCCGAGGACCAGCTGCCCCTGGACTACGCCAAG ATCTACCCCGACCCCGAGCTGGAGGCGCAAGTGTTGAGCCTGGCCATCCGCTGCATCCACAGCGAGGAGGGCTGCCGCTGGAGCGGGCTCATCAAACACCTCCAG GCCCACCTTGGCACCTGCGCCTTCAACGTCATCCCTTGCCCCAACCGGTGCAGCGCCAAGCTGAGCCGCCGCGACCTGCCCGAGCACGTGCAGCACGGCTGCCCCAAGCGCCGGGTCAAGTGCGAGTTCTGCGCCAGCGACTTCACCGGGGAGGCCTTCGAG ggccaccaggGCACGTGTCCCCAGGAGAGCGTGTACTGCGAGAACAAGTGCGGGGCCCGCATGATGCGGCGCCTGCTGTCCCAGCACACCCTGGCCGAGTGCCCCAAGCGCACGCAGCCCTGCACCTACTGCGCCAAGGAGTTCGTCTTCGACACCATCCAG AACCACCAGTACCAGTGTCCTCGGTACCCCGTGCCCTGCCCCAACCAGTGCGGGACGCCCAGCATCGCCCGGGAGGACGTGCCCAGCCACCTGAAGGAGAGCTGCAACACTGCCATGCTGCTGTGCCCCTTCAAGGAGGCTGGCTGCAAGCACCGG TGCCCCAAGCTGGCCATGGGCCGGCACCTGGAGGAGAGCACCAAGGCTCACCTGGGCATGGTGTGCGCCCTGGTGAGCCGGCAGCGGCAGGAGATCCTGGAGCTGCGGCGCGACGTGGAGGAGCTGTCGGTGAGCAGCGACGGGATCCTCATCTGGAAGATCGCCGACTACGCCCGCAAGCTGCAGGAGGCCAAAGCCCGCAGCAACTACGAGTTCTTCAGCCCCCCCTTCTACACCCACAAGTACGGCTACAAGCTGCAGGTCTCGGCCTTCCTCAACGGCAACGGGAGCGGCGAGAGCAGCCACCTCTCCGTCTACATCCGCGTGCTGCCGGGCGAGTACGACAACCTGCTGGAGTGGCCCTTCTCCTACCGCGTCACCTTCTCCCTGCTGGACCAGAGCGACCCCTCGCTCTCCAAGCCCCAGCACATCACCGAGACCTTCCACCCCGACCCCAACTGGAAAAACTTCCAGAAGCCGGGGGCCTCGCGCGGGTCCCTGGACGAGAGCACCCTGGGCTTCGGCTACCCCAAATTCATCTCCCACGAGGACATCAAGAAGCGCAACTACGTGCGGGACAACGCCATCTTCATCAAGGCCTCGGTGGAGATCCCCCAAAAGATCCTCGCCTGA
- the FAM222B gene encoding protein FAM222B isoform X2, producing MRSAQYPTPAELDAYAKKVANNPLTIKIFPNSVKVPQRKHIRRTVNGLDTSGQRYSPYPSQATTKTGLLAIVKSPAKGIIKDFDGTRTRLLPEAMMNPPSTPYVAPSTLTHPQALARQQALQHAQTLPHPQSIPQPQTLQHPQGIPQPQSLPHPQGIPQPQALPHPQNMQQPQGLQHPQPMAHQTLQHPPNPLLQPGLHGSRKMPDADAPPNVTVSTSTIPLSMAATLQQNQPPDLSSIVHQINQFCQARAGISTTSVCEGQIANPSPISRNLLINASTRVSTHNVPTPMPSCVVNPVDHAAAAIPSASVNVPMVNINRVPPAYQNEIKSVAWNQHQLAHLQQMCGDAAGPAGLAGKHPQREMAGQSFPGKTSSYPQELCMGQSFSLKPPLEKPTPSPPVNGLQGPLPYTNGHYFQPMWNNILPTPNSDSSGSQDLAMPFHGGQPAGAPLDCAGGTHYRAGAGPSSQNNVMQTMDYLSGDFQQSCFRDQSMAVLGKVHRPPMNRAPEPTDSRNLHIQHPGYR from the coding sequence atgagatCTGCACAGTATCCTACCCCAGCAGAATTGGATGCCTATGCTAAGAAGGTCGCCAACAATCCACTGACTATAAAGATTTTTCCAAACAGTGTCAAGGTTCCCCAGAGGAAACACATACGCCGTACTGTGAACGGACTTGATACTTCGGGCCAGAGGTACAGTCCTTACCCGTCTCAGGCCACCACGAAAACGGGCCTCCTGGCCATAGTCAAATCTCCAGCGAAAGGAATTATCAAGGACTTTGACGGGACACGCACACGTCTGCTGCCGGAAGCGATGATGAATCCCCCTTCCACCCCCTACGTTGCACCTAGCACTTTAACCCACCCCCAGGCGCTTGCTCGCCAGCAGGCTCTCCAGCATGCACAGACTTTGCCGCACCCCCAGAGCATCCCGCAGCCACAGACTTTGCAGCACCCTCAGGGTATACCACAGCCACAAAGCTTACCGCACCCTCAGGGGATACCGCAGCCGCAGGCGCTGCCGCACCCTCAGAATATGCAGCAGCCGCAGGGCTTGCAGCATCCTCAGCCCATGGCACACCAGACTCTGCAGCACCCCCCGAACCCTTTGCTGCAGCCGGGTTTACATGGAAGCAGAAAGATGCCGGATGCAGACGCGCCGCCGAATGTGACCGTGTCTACCTCAACCATTCCCCTCTCTATGGCTGCCACCCTGCAGCAGAACCAGCCACCGGACCTGAGCAGCATCGTGCACCAGATCAACCAGTTCTGCCAGGCCAGAGCTGGCATTAGCACTACCTCAGTCTGTGAGGGACAGATCGCCAACCCCAGCCCCATAAGTCGCAACCTGCTTATCAATGCAAGTACCAGGGTATCTACTCACAATGTCCCTACGCCCATGCCTTCCTGTGTAGTAAACCCTGTAgaccatgctgctgctgctattccTTCTGCCTCCGTTAACGTGCCCATGGTGAATATTAACAGGGTGCCGCCTGCGTACCAGAACGAAATCAAATCGGTCGCGTGGAACCAGCACCAGCTTGCACATCTGCAGCAAATGTGCGGGGACGCTGCTGGGCCCGCTGGACTCGCGGGGAAGCACCCTCAGAGAGAGATGGCGGGGCAGAGCTTCCCCGGCAAAACGTCCAGCTACCCTCAAGAACTGTGCATGGGCCAGTCGTTCAGCTTGAAGCCCCCCCTCGAGAAGCCCACGCCCTCTCCGCCTGTGAACGGCCTGCAGGGACCCTTGCCGTACACCAACGGGCACTATTTCCAGCCCATGTGGAACAACATCCTGCCCACGCCCAACAGCGACAGCTCCGGGTCCCAGGACCTCGCCATGCCTTTCCACGGGGGACAGCCGGCAGGAGCGCCGCTAGATTGTGCGGGAGGAACTCATtacagagctggagctggtcCATCCAGCCAGAATAATGTGATGCAGACCATGGATTACCTAAGCGGGGACTTCCAGCAGTCTTGCTTCAGAGATCAGAGCATGGCCGTGCTGGGAAAAGTCCATCGGCCCCCCATGAACCGAGCACCTGAACCAACCGATAGTCGAAATCTTCATATTCAACACCCAGGGTATAGATAG
- the FAM222B gene encoding protein FAM222B isoform X1, with amino-acid sequence MLACLPGPGDLSFQLLSYTQMNTGLQKWDTTQKMRSAQYPTPAELDAYAKKVANNPLTIKIFPNSVKVPQRKHIRRTVNGLDTSGQRYSPYPSQATTKTGLLAIVKSPAKGIIKDFDGTRTRLLPEAMMNPPSTPYVAPSTLTHPQALARQQALQHAQTLPHPQSIPQPQTLQHPQGIPQPQSLPHPQGIPQPQALPHPQNMQQPQGLQHPQPMAHQTLQHPPNPLLQPGLHGSRKMPDADAPPNVTVSTSTIPLSMAATLQQNQPPDLSSIVHQINQFCQARAGISTTSVCEGQIANPSPISRNLLINASTRVSTHNVPTPMPSCVVNPVDHAAAAIPSASVNVPMVNINRVPPAYQNEIKSVAWNQHQLAHLQQMCGDAAGPAGLAGKHPQREMAGQSFPGKTSSYPQELCMGQSFSLKPPLEKPTPSPPVNGLQGPLPYTNGHYFQPMWNNILPTPNSDSSGSQDLAMPFHGGQPAGAPLDCAGGTHYRAGAGPSSQNNVMQTMDYLSGDFQQSCFRDQSMAVLGKVHRPPMNRAPEPTDSRNLHIQHPGYR; translated from the exons ATGCTGGCCTGTCTGCCAGGACCAGGTGACCTCTcctttcagcttctttcttaCACGCAGATGAACACTGGACTTCAGAAAT GGGACActacacagaaaatgagatCTGCACAGTATCCTACCCCAGCAGAATTGGATGCCTATGCTAAGAAGGTCGCCAACAATCCACTGACTATAAAGATTTTTCCAAACAGTGTCAAGGTTCCCCAGAGGAAACACATACGCCGTACTGTGAACGGACTTGATACTTCGGGCCAGAGGTACAGTCCTTACCCGTCTCAGGCCACCACGAAAACGGGCCTCCTGGCCATAGTCAAATCTCCAGCGAAAGGAATTATCAAGGACTTTGACGGGACACGCACACGTCTGCTGCCGGAAGCGATGATGAATCCCCCTTCCACCCCCTACGTTGCACCTAGCACTTTAACCCACCCCCAGGCGCTTGCTCGCCAGCAGGCTCTCCAGCATGCACAGACTTTGCCGCACCCCCAGAGCATCCCGCAGCCACAGACTTTGCAGCACCCTCAGGGTATACCACAGCCACAAAGCTTACCGCACCCTCAGGGGATACCGCAGCCGCAGGCGCTGCCGCACCCTCAGAATATGCAGCAGCCGCAGGGCTTGCAGCATCCTCAGCCCATGGCACACCAGACTCTGCAGCACCCCCCGAACCCTTTGCTGCAGCCGGGTTTACATGGAAGCAGAAAGATGCCGGATGCAGACGCGCCGCCGAATGTGACCGTGTCTACCTCAACCATTCCCCTCTCTATGGCTGCCACCCTGCAGCAGAACCAGCCACCGGACCTGAGCAGCATCGTGCACCAGATCAACCAGTTCTGCCAGGCCAGAGCTGGCATTAGCACTACCTCAGTCTGTGAGGGACAGATCGCCAACCCCAGCCCCATAAGTCGCAACCTGCTTATCAATGCAAGTACCAGGGTATCTACTCACAATGTCCCTACGCCCATGCCTTCCTGTGTAGTAAACCCTGTAgaccatgctgctgctgctattccTTCTGCCTCCGTTAACGTGCCCATGGTGAATATTAACAGGGTGCCGCCTGCGTACCAGAACGAAATCAAATCGGTCGCGTGGAACCAGCACCAGCTTGCACATCTGCAGCAAATGTGCGGGGACGCTGCTGGGCCCGCTGGACTCGCGGGGAAGCACCCTCAGAGAGAGATGGCGGGGCAGAGCTTCCCCGGCAAAACGTCCAGCTACCCTCAAGAACTGTGCATGGGCCAGTCGTTCAGCTTGAAGCCCCCCCTCGAGAAGCCCACGCCCTCTCCGCCTGTGAACGGCCTGCAGGGACCCTTGCCGTACACCAACGGGCACTATTTCCAGCCCATGTGGAACAACATCCTGCCCACGCCCAACAGCGACAGCTCCGGGTCCCAGGACCTCGCCATGCCTTTCCACGGGGGACAGCCGGCAGGAGCGCCGCTAGATTGTGCGGGAGGAACTCATtacagagctggagctggtcCATCCAGCCAGAATAATGTGATGCAGACCATGGATTACCTAAGCGGGGACTTCCAGCAGTCTTGCTTCAGAGATCAGAGCATGGCCGTGCTGGGAAAAGTCCATCGGCCCCCCATGAACCGAGCACCTGAACCAACCGATAGTCGAAATCTTCATATTCAACACCCAGGGTATAGATAG